One window of Ignavibacteriota bacterium genomic DNA carries:
- a CDS encoding T9SS type A sorting domain-containing protein, with protein sequence MMKTMLRSLVILAIGATIASAQVMPTSGLKGYWKFDDVGNLGKAETGNPLLLKHMITAAGDVNKFVAITGPALGDGAVTVGLGSYFECTPDMNANGADTATMVNRWTIAMDFRVPALEWHAFFQTDPSTYPDTLKDGLGNPTRTGPRFTGDADLFTRPAGTVGVGASGYSLDTTGAGRWYRLVVTADLGAHSFRTYLDGQLLHVGTASGFNLDNRFALQSIDGMNKLIFLGDDDGDDGEMDVAFIALYDRPLTEAEVSGWGGYGQAVRTQAPISQWDFDDLLLPLKAAAGKDLVLVGTDASVDGPSGADKARRITSGNSYTVTSPVPANGDVSATRTNLYAMKIDFRVTSLSQPHPLYQTDSTNAGGAELYVSTGGLIGNGVLGYSDDAITLGKWHRLIVNADLNQKYELWLDGAPLSRKGPQALNGRYSLAPSGSIKSFLLFADSATYAGSSIDVAGVTVWNRSLDSTEIVQLGEVPVTPTDTTAGPGGFSIFGDGTATNQYARVAPHADFDFDSTKSFSIEVWTKANQFWSGDQAIISDKAWTSGGNPGWVIAADAGRNYTWKFNMADEYRNRVDINMNNDSLSNLNDGKWHHIVVTVDQTNDVAKAYTDGRFIRSSAMANLVGSVRGRNPDAMTQFYPICFAEDGTENYPDAGAYGGYIDEVRIWNGVALDSLTILAWKDKMVTPSHPYYASLAGYWKLDEGTGTTSADATGKGHAATLLNGMMWRTSLAFTDVAPIDRGVPTGYELANAFPNPFNPSTTIRFALPFASKVRLEVFNLLGQRIAVLAEGSFAAGHHEVQWNALSDARRSAASGVYFYRLDATASTGERFLETRKIVLLK encoded by the coding sequence ATGATGAAAACAATGCTACGATCTCTGGTCATCCTGGCCATCGGAGCGACCATCGCGTCGGCACAGGTCATGCCGACCAGCGGGCTGAAGGGGTACTGGAAGTTCGATGATGTCGGGAACCTCGGGAAGGCCGAAACCGGCAACCCTCTGCTCCTGAAGCATATGATCACAGCTGCCGGTGATGTGAACAAGTTCGTCGCGATCACGGGTCCGGCCCTGGGCGATGGTGCCGTCACGGTCGGCCTGGGCAGCTATTTTGAATGCACACCTGATATGAACGCCAACGGGGCCGACACGGCGACGATGGTGAACCGGTGGACCATCGCCATGGACTTCCGTGTCCCGGCGCTGGAATGGCATGCGTTCTTCCAGACCGATCCTTCGACCTATCCGGATACCCTCAAGGATGGACTGGGGAACCCGACGCGTACCGGTCCGCGGTTCACCGGAGACGCCGATCTGTTCACGCGTCCCGCGGGAACTGTCGGTGTCGGTGCTTCCGGCTACTCCCTGGATACGACGGGGGCGGGCAGGTGGTACCGTCTCGTTGTGACCGCCGATCTCGGCGCGCATTCGTTCCGGACGTACCTCGACGGGCAACTGCTCCATGTAGGAACGGCGAGTGGTTTCAATCTTGACAACCGTTTTGCGCTGCAATCGATCGACGGCATGAACAAGCTCATTTTCCTTGGCGACGATGACGGTGATGACGGTGAGATGGATGTCGCATTCATCGCGCTGTATGACCGTCCATTGACGGAGGCAGAAGTGTCCGGGTGGGGAGGCTATGGTCAGGCGGTCCGCACCCAGGCCCCGATCTCACAGTGGGATTTCGATGATTTGCTTCTGCCGTTGAAGGCGGCAGCGGGTAAGGACCTTGTGCTCGTCGGAACTGACGCTTCTGTTGATGGTCCGTCGGGTGCGGACAAGGCCCGCCGGATCACATCGGGGAATTCGTACACGGTCACCTCTCCCGTCCCGGCGAACGGCGACGTCAGCGCCACGCGCACGAACCTGTACGCGATGAAGATCGATTTCCGCGTCACATCGCTTTCGCAGCCGCATCCGCTCTACCAGACCGACAGCACCAATGCGGGCGGCGCAGAGCTCTATGTGTCCACCGGGGGGTTGATCGGCAATGGTGTGCTCGGCTATTCCGACGATGCGATCACGCTCGGGAAATGGCACCGTCTGATCGTGAATGCCGACCTGAACCAGAAGTATGAACTGTGGCTCGACGGCGCCCCGTTGTCGCGCAAAGGCCCACAGGCCTTGAACGGCAGATATTCGCTTGCGCCGAGCGGGTCGATCAAGTCCTTCCTGCTGTTCGCTGACAGCGCAACCTATGCGGGAAGCTCGATCGATGTCGCCGGTGTCACCGTGTGGAACCGCAGCCTGGATTCCACGGAGATCGTGCAACTCGGCGAGGTGCCGGTCACGCCCACCGATACCACGGCCGGTCCCGGGGGTTTCTCCATTTTCGGAGATGGGACCGCGACGAATCAGTATGCCCGTGTTGCTCCGCACGCGGACTTCGACTTTGATTCAACGAAGTCGTTCTCCATCGAGGTGTGGACCAAGGCGAATCAATTCTGGTCGGGCGATCAGGCGATCATCAGCGACAAGGCGTGGACATCGGGTGGAAACCCGGGTTGGGTGATCGCGGCCGATGCGGGCCGGAACTACACGTGGAAGTTCAACATGGCGGACGAGTACCGGAACCGTGTAGACATCAACATGAACAACGATTCGCTCTCGAACCTGAACGACGGCAAGTGGCACCACATTGTGGTGACCGTGGATCAGACGAACGACGTCGCAAAGGCGTACACGGATGGCAGATTCATCAGGAGCTCCGCGATGGCGAACCTGGTGGGTTCCGTACGCGGGCGCAATCCTGATGCGATGACCCAGTTCTATCCGATCTGTTTTGCGGAGGACGGGACCGAGAATTATCCTGATGCCGGCGCGTACGGCGGGTACATCGACGAAGTGCGCATCTGGAATGGTGTCGCGCTGGATTCTCTGACGATCCTGGCCTGGAAGGACAAGATGGTCACCCCATCCCATCCGTACTATGCTTCACTTGCCGGGTACTGGAAACTCGATGAGGGTACCGGCACGACAAGCGCAGATGCGACCGGCAAGGGTCATGCGGCGACGTTGCTGAACGGCATGATGTGGCGGACGTCGCTGGCCTTCACGGACGTTGCGCCGATCGATCGCGGCGTGCCGACGGGGTATGAACTGGCGAATGCATTCCCCAACCCGTTCAATCCGTCGACGACCATCCGGTTTGCGTTGCCCTTTGCTTCGAAGGTGCGTCTGGAGGTCTTCAATCTGCTCGGCCAGCGTATTGCGGTTCTCGCGGAAGGCTCGTTTGCCGCGGGGCATCACGAAGTGCAGTGGAACGCCCTTTCTGATGCGCGGCGGTCTGCGGCCAGCGGTGTGTACTTCTACCGGCTGGACGCAACGGCGTCCACGGGAGAGCGTTTCCTTGAAACCAGGAAGATCGTCCTTCTGAAATAG
- a CDS encoding fibronectin type III domain-containing protein codes for MSMRGSRSLTSAFVLVVAGLMVAPHVQGAITPYLQTPTQTSIHVCWQSTSAESPSVRFGTSSLNNTATGTSDQLATGVVWHDVVLRGLLPGTVYSYRCVQGADSSAVFTFATPPAASVTSGHIRFGIISDSQEYSAQSARVVDSMRAMVMRLWGNDLTSALALVIHCGDICTSGGVLAQYQSQYFSSMAPLSASVPFMVSIGNHEGESAYFYKYMRYGEFGGPAGDRYYSFRYGRIQFIALNTNTQYRNDTQIAWLDSVCAAAEGDDTIDWIFSYGHHPALSETWPDGNTPYTETRILPTLAKYSKTTLHSAGHTHAYERGALQEFPLHTLIFGGAGGALDRWGAYANQTDYPSVNRSHDHHGYALVDIDLAAGSYTFRAFSLGSQDVTGSGSSLPNTLMDMYTSWKRKLKPVKPVTAGLPDTVDLPVALTSSAYSGSRSHWSTQVQVRTATGSFASGAGVPVDVHRDAENVYRDTGSPLYAPIDKNAGIDLTRFILSESPNLGPGRHYWRVRYRDANLDWSDWSAEQTFVIRDPALAVDENRAVRFDGATAYVEVASSLSGAVLPLQGMTVEAWVRPESFPLYGGFIGAFQDNTGYQKGWVLGNVLNHLSFGLASQGADDGNGVMTYLQDPSVAVAGQWYHVAGIYDGSLMKLVVNGVQVASSPAQTGNILYDTTSRVTIGAYRDADEFTKYTGAIDEMRLWNTALTVDDLRGWMFRKMSAVHSSYPSLISCWHLDGPAGTTLTDITGSNPGAINGFNASSVIRSTAPIGVDGSLFITQTGGIVGGTGAGVQFNPVSPLSSANYLGIYTLGRAAGTPVQNEIFPPGVQRRAHLSWGFWEHGVVTGSAALRYGELTRSGTDAALRLLHRPAVDTAWTDVTDEQYHDLTNTQYIISGPMATGLFAIGWDGTASVEGADGTGIPTSTRLYQNFPNPGNPSTEVRFDLAAAGDVRLDVYSLLGQKVRTLESGALPAGTHVRHWDLGDDNGSPVASGMYLCTLRGPSIVSTIKILVIR; via the coding sequence ATGAGCATGAGGGGAAGCCGTTCACTGACGTCGGCATTTGTTCTGGTGGTTGCTGGACTCATGGTGGCGCCGCATGTCCAGGGCGCGATCACGCCGTACCTGCAGACACCGACGCAGACCTCGATCCATGTCTGCTGGCAGTCGACGTCTGCTGAATCGCCGTCCGTGCGCTTCGGCACATCGTCGCTGAACAATACTGCGACGGGAACGTCGGACCAGTTGGCGACGGGCGTTGTGTGGCACGATGTTGTGTTGAGAGGACTTCTTCCCGGGACCGTCTATTCCTACCGGTGTGTCCAGGGCGCCGACAGTTCGGCGGTCTTCACGTTCGCAACACCACCGGCCGCATCGGTCACGTCAGGCCATATCCGGTTCGGGATCATCAGCGATTCGCAGGAGTACTCCGCGCAGTCCGCCCGTGTGGTGGATTCCATGCGGGCCATGGTGATGCGTTTGTGGGGGAACGACCTCACGTCGGCACTGGCGCTCGTCATCCATTGTGGCGATATCTGCACTTCGGGAGGCGTCCTTGCGCAGTATCAGTCCCAGTACTTCAGCTCCATGGCGCCGCTCAGTGCTTCTGTCCCTTTCATGGTGAGCATCGGGAATCATGAAGGAGAGAGTGCATACTTCTACAAGTACATGCGGTACGGAGAATTCGGCGGGCCGGCGGGCGACAGATATTACAGCTTCCGGTACGGGCGCATCCAGTTCATCGCACTGAATACGAATACGCAGTATCGGAACGATACGCAGATCGCCTGGCTGGATTCGGTCTGCGCCGCCGCGGAAGGTGACGACACCATCGACTGGATCTTCTCCTACGGGCATCATCCGGCGCTCAGCGAGACGTGGCCGGATGGGAACACGCCGTACACCGAGACGCGCATTCTGCCAACGCTGGCGAAGTACTCGAAGACCACGCTCCACAGTGCCGGACATACGCACGCCTACGAGCGGGGAGCTCTGCAGGAATTTCCACTGCACACCCTCATCTTCGGAGGTGCAGGCGGTGCGCTGGACAGGTGGGGCGCGTATGCGAACCAGACCGACTATCCGTCCGTCAACCGCTCCCACGATCACCATGGGTATGCTTTGGTGGACATCGATCTGGCTGCCGGATCGTATACGTTTCGTGCGTTCAGTCTGGGGAGCCAGGATGTCACCGGCTCCGGATCGTCTCTCCCCAACACGCTCATGGACATGTACACTTCCTGGAAGCGCAAGCTCAAGCCGGTCAAGCCCGTCACAGCCGGTCTTCCGGATACCGTCGATCTGCCGGTCGCATTGACGTCGTCGGCATACAGCGGTTCCCGCAGCCATTGGAGCACACAGGTCCAGGTGAGGACCGCGACAGGGTCGTTCGCTTCCGGAGCGGGCGTGCCGGTGGACGTTCACAGGGATGCCGAGAACGTGTATCGCGATACCGGCTCGCCCCTGTATGCACCGATCGACAAGAATGCAGGCATCGACCTCACCCGCTTCATCCTGAGTGAATCCCCGAATCTGGGACCGGGGCGGCATTACTGGCGTGTCCGCTACCGCGATGCGAACCTTGACTGGTCCGACTGGTCCGCCGAACAGACGTTCGTGATCCGCGATCCGGCGTTGGCGGTCGACGAGAACCGGGCGGTGCGCTTCGATGGGGCAACTGCGTATGTTGAGGTGGCTTCATCACTTTCAGGCGCGGTTCTTCCTTTGCAGGGCATGACCGTTGAGGCGTGGGTTCGTCCGGAGTCCTTCCCGTTGTATGGAGGATTCATCGGCGCGTTTCAGGATAACACAGGGTACCAGAAGGGATGGGTCCTGGGAAATGTTCTCAATCACCTGAGCTTTGGACTGGCAAGCCAGGGGGCGGATGACGGGAACGGCGTGATGACGTACCTGCAGGATCCCTCCGTTGCGGTGGCGGGGCAGTGGTATCATGTTGCGGGGATCTATGATGGGTCTCTGATGAAGCTGGTCGTCAACGGCGTGCAGGTGGCATCGTCGCCGGCGCAGACAGGAAACATCCTGTATGATACCACGAGCCGCGTAACGATCGGGGCGTATCGGGATGCCGATGAGTTCACGAAGTACACGGGGGCCATCGATGAGATGCGCCTCTGGAATACGGCCCTCACGGTCGATGATCTGCGCGGATGGATGTTCCGCAAGATGAGTGCGGTCCATTCATCGTATCCGTCCCTCATCAGTTGCTGGCATCTCGATGGGCCGGCAGGGACGACGCTGACGGACATCACCGGCAGCAATCCGGGGGCGATCAACGGATTCAACGCATCATCCGTGATCCGTTCCACTGCGCCGATCGGCGTGGACGGATCGCTGTTCATCACGCAGACGGGGGGAATCGTTGGTGGAACCGGAGCGGGGGTGCAGTTCAATCCGGTTTCGCCGCTCTCCAGCGCGAACTACCTCGGCATCTACACGCTTGGCCGGGCGGCAGGGACTCCTGTGCAGAACGAGATCTTCCCTCCGGGGGTCCAACGCCGTGCGCATCTCTCCTGGGGATTCTGGGAGCATGGTGTGGTCACGGGCTCGGCGGCTTTGCGGTATGGCGAACTGACGCGGAGCGGGACGGATGCCGCGCTCCGACTTCTCCATCGTCCGGCCGTTGATACAGCCTGGACCGATGTCACGGACGAGCAGTATCACGATCTGACGAATACGCAGTACATCATTTCCGGGCCGATGGCAACGGGGTTGTTTGCGATCGGGTGGGATGGCACGGCATCGGTGGAGGGGGCGGACGGCACGGGCATCCCCACGTCGACGAGGTTGTATCAGAATTTCCCCAACCCCGGAAATCCGTCGACGGAAGTGCGATTCGATCTGGCGGCGGCGGGGGATGTGCGGTTGGACGTGTATTCATTGCTCGGTCAGAAGGTGCGCACGCTGGAGTCCGGTGCATTGCCGGCGGGGACGCACGTGAGACACTGGGATCTCGGTGATGACAACGGATCGCCGGTTGCCAGCGGCATGTATCTCTGTACGCTGCGCGGACCGTCGATCGTGTCCACGATCAAGATCCTGGTCATTCGATAA
- a CDS encoding LacI family DNA-binding transcriptional regulator yields the protein MSTVSLVVNGHGNVSDETRTRVMKVVHDLGYYATRAARGLASRTSGNIGFILREDHFSQVEPFYTRVFLGAEFAARDHHFYVLLATVSQRFSEKKDLPRFLLERNVDGIIIAGKVSQRFIDEAETFGIPIVFVDFEVRKKRHASILIDNRSGARAAVEHLLSCGHKDIAFIGGDITHPSLADRLQGYKETLAEHGIAVQDRLIDTREADTRIPNGANAMARLLQLRPRPTAVFAANDAMAIGCIQQIREHGLSIPGEVAVVGFDDVEMSSLMLPRLTTLRVFKEELGSQAVNTLVEMIHHGENVVVTKHLPVELIVRDSSCTPVPVKDLTAAQDRITR from the coding sequence GTGTCGACGGTTTCCCTTGTCGTGAACGGGCACGGGAACGTGAGTGACGAGACGCGGACCCGCGTCATGAAGGTTGTGCATGATCTCGGCTATTACGCAACACGCGCGGCGCGCGGACTCGCATCGCGCACCAGCGGCAACATCGGCTTCATCCTCCGCGAAGATCATTTCTCCCAGGTAGAACCGTTCTATACACGGGTCTTCCTGGGCGCAGAGTTCGCTGCACGCGATCACCACTTCTACGTCCTCCTCGCCACCGTCAGCCAGCGCTTCTCGGAAAAGAAAGACCTCCCGCGCTTCCTCCTCGAGCGCAACGTCGACGGCATCATCATCGCCGGCAAGGTGTCGCAGAGATTCATCGACGAAGCGGAAACATTCGGCATCCCCATCGTGTTCGTCGATTTCGAAGTGCGGAAGAAGAGACACGCCTCGATACTCATCGACAACAGATCCGGTGCGCGGGCTGCGGTGGAACATCTGCTCTCGTGCGGACACAAAGACATCGCATTCATCGGCGGCGACATCACGCATCCGAGTCTCGCCGACCGTCTGCAGGGATACAAAGAAACTCTTGCCGAACACGGGATCGCGGTGCAGGACCGCCTGATCGACACCAGGGAGGCGGACACCCGGATCCCGAATGGTGCGAATGCCATGGCGCGGCTCCTCCAGCTGCGTCCGCGGCCGACGGCGGTCTTCGCCGCCAATGATGCGATGGCCATAGGATGTATCCAACAGATCCGCGAGCATGGGCTCTCCATCCCCGGCGAGGTCGCGGTCGTTGGCTTCGATGATGTAGAAATGAGTTCCCTCATGCTTCCCCGGCTCACCACGCTGCGCGTGTTCAAGGAAGAGCTTGGCAGTCAGGCGGTGAATACCCTCGTTGAGATGATCCACCATGGCGAGAACGTTGTCGTGACGAAACATCTCCCTGTGGAGCTTATCGTTCGTGATTCCAGTTGTACCCCGGTCCCTGTGAAGGATCTCACTGCCGCGCAGGATCGGATCACGCGATAG
- a CDS encoding T9SS type A sorting domain-containing protein, which produces MTLRPKFLWLGFAVAFLSTAVISQPTNLNTIGTFEGSMPSFWNVGNAGGAKLTWATDQHRSGLRSLKIEKTTTGDSASFVSDNMADIWAPFHNKNVDIFLGAWVRTQGVNTAPANDDARWFIIHEFYDTLGVKIGTFKLPVPQTSASTGGWVADTSAPGDVILPKDSYRTIVKLVAGKNATGTVWFDDIMFYGRSAWAGQNWGTNLEFPSGYYYWLPPVGGNDGVLDSGFENSVLTTEAAHSGLTSLKFVLPFNRVAHDGFIGAKRLLFNSFGTGIKPGDRVRLSVWLKASDLVPDSAALYPGTWSVGFTPLWFAKVGNNDGYDVLSSNDFTWQFPAVTAFDWKQYTLDVEVPANAKGLEVRMHIYARFTGTIYWDDLTVEKLDVPTITEVGGFEGTMPAFWNTGNVGGAKLSWATDQHRSGLRSLKIEKTTTGDSASFVSDNMADIWAPIHNKNVDIFLGAWVRTEGVNTAPANDDARWFIIHEFYDTLGVKIGTFKLPVPQTSASTGGWVADTSAPGDVILPKDSYRTIVKLVAGKNATGTVWFDDVMFYGRGAWAGQNWGTNLEFPTGWYYWLPPVGGNDGVLDSGFENTVVSTEQAHTGMKSVKFDLPFTRASHDGFIGAKRVMFASTPTSLSSMAPGAPRDIAQISGVNPGDRLRLSVWLKASNLVPDSAALYPGTWSVGFTPLWFAKAGNNDGYDVLSSADYTWQFPAVTSFGWSQYTLDVEVPANAKALEVRLHVYARFTGTIYWDDLTVEKLDIPALAEPGTFEGTMPAFWNVGNAGGATLSWATDQHRSGLRSLKIAKTTTGDSSSFVSDNMADIWAPIHNKNVDIFLGAWVRTEGVNTAPANDDARWFIIHEFYDTLGVKIGTFKLPVPQTSASTGGWVADTSAPGDVILPKDSYRTIVKLVAGKNATGTVWFDDIMFYGRAAWAGQNWGTNLEFPTGWYYWLPPVGGNDGVLADGFENTVVSTEAAHTGMKSLKFDLPFTRASHDGFVGLKRVALGTNVKSGDVIRITAWLKASNLVPDSAALYPGTWSVGLTPLWFAKGGNNDGYDVMQSSDYTWQFPAVTSFDWTPYTLDLVVPENAKVLEVRTHIYARFTGTIYWDDITVQVIGALTGVAGAKDQMPKTYELGENYPNPFNPSTTLQFGLPTDGQASIAIFNTLGQEIRRLADGFYAAGRYEVVWDGRDNSGRTVGTGVYLYRLVAGQTAVVKKMLLVK; this is translated from the coding sequence ATGACCTTGCGTCCAAAGTTCCTTTGGCTGGGCTTTGCTGTCGCATTCCTTTCCACTGCCGTGATCTCCCAGCCGACCAACCTGAACACGATCGGAACCTTCGAAGGTTCGATGCCGTCGTTCTGGAACGTCGGCAATGCCGGTGGTGCAAAGTTGACGTGGGCAACGGACCAGCACCGGTCAGGTCTTCGGTCCCTCAAGATCGAAAAGACCACGACCGGCGACAGTGCCTCGTTCGTGTCGGACAACATGGCCGACATCTGGGCCCCGTTCCACAACAAGAACGTCGACATCTTCCTCGGCGCATGGGTCCGCACCCAGGGCGTCAACACCGCCCCTGCGAACGACGATGCGCGGTGGTTCATCATCCACGAATTCTACGATACGCTGGGTGTGAAGATCGGTACCTTCAAGCTGCCGGTGCCGCAGACCTCCGCATCGACGGGTGGCTGGGTGGCTGACACGAGTGCTCCGGGTGATGTGATCCTGCCGAAGGATTCCTACCGGACGATCGTGAAGCTTGTTGCCGGTAAGAATGCCACGGGTACGGTGTGGTTCGATGACATCATGTTCTATGGCCGCAGCGCATGGGCCGGGCAGAACTGGGGCACGAACCTCGAATTCCCCTCGGGGTACTACTACTGGCTCCCGCCGGTGGGCGGCAACGACGGCGTGCTCGACAGCGGCTTCGAGAACAGCGTCCTGACCACCGAAGCGGCACACAGCGGCCTCACCTCGTTGAAGTTCGTCCTGCCTTTCAACCGGGTTGCACATGACGGCTTCATCGGTGCGAAGCGCCTGCTCTTCAACAGCTTCGGCACAGGGATCAAGCCGGGCGACAGGGTGCGCCTTTCCGTATGGTTGAAGGCGAGCGATCTTGTGCCCGATTCCGCGGCGTTGTATCCCGGCACATGGTCGGTCGGCTTCACGCCACTCTGGTTCGCGAAGGTCGGCAACAACGACGGCTATGATGTCCTCTCCTCGAACGACTTCACGTGGCAGTTCCCCGCCGTGACGGCCTTCGACTGGAAGCAGTATACGCTCGATGTCGAGGTCCCCGCGAACGCGAAGGGGCTCGAGGTCCGCATGCACATCTATGCCCGCTTCACCGGGACGATCTACTGGGACGATCTCACCGTCGAGAAACTCGATGTCCCGACGATCACGGAAGTCGGCGGCTTTGAAGGCACCATGCCGGCATTCTGGAACACCGGCAACGTGGGTGGCGCGAAGCTGTCGTGGGCGACCGACCAGCACCGTTCGGGCCTCCGTTCGTTGAAGATCGAGAAGACCACGACCGGCGACAGTGCGTCGTTCGTGTCGGACAACATGGCTGACATCTGGGCCCCGATCCACAACAAGAATGTGGATATCTTCCTCGGCGCATGGGTCCGCACGGAAGGCGTGAACACCGCCCCGGCAAATGACGATGCACGGTGGTTCATCATCCACGAGTTCTATGACACACTGGGCGTGAAGATCGGTACCTTCAAGCTGCCGGTGCCGCAGACCTCCGCATCGACGGGTGGCTGGGTGGCCGACACGAGCGCTCCCGGCGATGTGATCCTGCCGAAGGATTCCTACCGGACGATCGTGAAATTGGTAGCGGGCAAGAATGCCACCGGTACCGTGTGGTTCGATGACGTCATGTTCTACGGCCGCGGCGCATGGGCCGGACAGAACTGGGGCACGAACCTCGAATTCCCGACAGGCTGGTACTACTGGCTCCCGCCGGTGGGCGGCAACGACGGTGTCCTCGACAGCGGCTTCGAGAACACGGTGGTCTCCACCGAACAGGCGCACACCGGAATGAAGTCCGTGAAGTTCGACCTGCCGTTCACCCGTGCGTCGCACGACGGCTTCATCGGTGCGAAGCGCGTGATGTTCGCATCCACGCCGACATCGTTGTCGTCGATGGCTCCGGGTGCACCGCGCGACATCGCGCAGATCTCGGGTGTCAATCCTGGCGACAGGCTGCGCCTGTCCGTATGGCTGAAGGCGAGCAACCTCGTCCCCGATTCCGCAGCGCTGTATCCGGGCACCTGGTCGGTCGGCTTCACGCCGCTCTGGTTCGCCAAAGCCGGCAACAATGACGGCTACGATGTGCTGTCGTCCGCCGATTACACGTGGCAGTTCCCGGCCGTGACGTCCTTCGGCTGGTCGCAGTACACGCTGGATGTCGAGGTCCCGGCGAACGCCAAAGCCCTTGAGGTCCGCCTGCATGTGTATGCACGTTTCACCGGTACCATCTACTGGGACGATCTCACCGTCGAGAAGCTGGACATCCCGGCGCTCGCGGAACCCGGGACCTTCGAAGGCACCATGCCGGCGTTCTGGAATGTCGGCAATGCTGGTGGAGCAACGCTCTCATGGGCAACGGACCAGCATCGGTCAGGCCTCCGATCCCTGAAGATCGCGAAGACCACCACAGGCGACAGTTCGTCGTTCGTGTCCGACAACATGGCCGACATCTGGGCCCCGATCCACAACAAGAACGTGGACATCTTCCTCGGCGCATGGGTCCGCACGGAAGGCGTGAATACCGCCCCGGCGAACGACGATGCGCGGTGGTTCATCATCCATGAGTTCTACGACACGCTGGGCGTGAAGATCGGTACGTTCAAGCTCCCCGTGCCGCAGACGTCAGCATCGACCGGTGGCTGGGTGGCAGACACGAGTGCTCCGGGCGATGTGATCCTGCCGAAGGATTCCTACCGGACGATCGTCAAGCTGGTTGCGGGTAAGAATGCGACCGGTACCGTGTGGTTCGACGACATCATGTTCTACGGCCGTGCCGCATGGGCAGGCCAGAACTGGGGTACGAACCTCGAATTCCCGACAGGCTGGTACTACTGGCTGCCGCCGGTGGGTGGCAATGACGGCGTTCTCGCCGATGGTTTTGAGAACACGGTGGTCTCCACCGAGGCCGCACATACCGGGATGAAGTCGCTGAAGTTCGACCTGCCGTTCACGCGCGCATCACACGACGGCTTCGTCGGGTTGAAGCGTGTTGCTCTCGGCACCAACGTGAAGTCCGGCGACGTCATCCGCATCACCGCGTGGTTGAAGGCATCCAACCTTGTACCGGATTCCGCGGCACTGTATCCCGGCACGTGGTCGGTCGGCCTCACTCCGCTCTGGTTCGCAAAGGGCGGGAACAACGACGGCTACGATGTGATGCAGTCAAGCGACTACACATGGCAGTTCCCGGCAGTGACGTCCTTCGACTGGACGCCGTATACGCTGGATCTCGTTGTGCCGGAAAACGCCAAAGTGCTTGAGGTCCGGACACATATCTATGCACGCTTCACCGGGACGATCTACTGGGACGATATCACGGTCCAGGTGATCGGCGCACTCACCGGCGTGGCAGGTGCGAAGGACCAGATGCCGAAGACGTATGAACTGGGCGAGAACTATCCGAACCCGTTCAACCCGTCGACGACGCTGCAGTTCGGCTTGCCGACGGATGGACAGGCATCCATCGCCATCTTCAACACGCTGGGTCAGGAGATCCGGAGGCTGGCGGATGGCTTCTATGCCGCTGGCCGCTATGAAGTCGTGTGGGATGGCCGCGACAACAGCGGTCGGACGGTGGGCACGGGCGTGTATCTCTATCGCCTTGTTGCCGGCCAGACGGCCGTGGTCAAGAAGATGCTGCTTGTAAAGTAG